The following coding sequences lie in one Streptomyces venezuelae genomic window:
- a CDS encoding MerR family transcriptional regulator, whose product MARTAVKAAKPAASKIPDTFPVSSSLTRPLARWNLTASVVGFAVILVALAAVAVVGMRVSWVPLRDTADSIGLGEVRQFYPLVIDLLDGLAVVASIALYGTTGYRWAIGTVIGLTAISLTLNVAHGSAAAQITAASDATTWGHVILASAAPTVCIGLGTHLASLTWARVATAWQALRCTATGGVAVQRESVAPVAQRPAAWVGQAPAGARLLDVWPLCCTAPATDATGGVAPVALMSVARGETMTTREVAEFCHVPTDTVRSWKARGKLTPVDTGPGGANLFAVADVVKLPGESS is encoded by the coding sequence ATGGCCCGCACAGCAGTTAAGGCCGCGAAGCCTGCGGCGAGCAAGATTCCCGACACGTTTCCCGTTTCCTCTTCCCTCACGCGCCCTCTCGCGCGCTGGAACCTGACCGCCTCCGTCGTCGGGTTCGCCGTCATCCTCGTCGCCCTCGCGGCCGTCGCCGTCGTGGGCATGCGCGTCTCGTGGGTGCCGCTGCGCGACACCGCTGACTCGATCGGCCTGGGCGAGGTGCGGCAGTTCTACCCGCTCGTCATCGACCTGCTGGACGGGCTCGCCGTCGTCGCCTCCATCGCGCTGTACGGCACCACTGGGTACCGGTGGGCGATCGGCACCGTCATCGGACTGACCGCGATCTCGCTCACGCTGAACGTCGCGCACGGCAGCGCGGCGGCCCAGATCACCGCGGCGAGCGACGCCACGACATGGGGGCACGTGATCCTCGCGAGCGCCGCGCCGACCGTCTGCATCGGACTGGGCACCCACCTCGCCTCGCTCACGTGGGCCCGTGTCGCCACGGCGTGGCAGGCGCTGCGTTGCACTGCAACGGGGGGCGTTGCAGTGCAACGCGAGTCCGTTGCACCCGTTGCACAGCGGCCCGCCGCATGGGTCGGCCAGGCTCCCGCGGGGGCCCGGCTGCTCGACGTCTGGCCGCTGTGCTGCACCGCCCCTGCAACGGACGCCACGGGGGGCGTTGCACCCGTTGCGCTGATGTCCGTGGCCCGTGGCGAGACCATGACCACGCGCGAGGTCGCCGAGTTCTGCCACGTGCCGACGGACACCGTCCGCTCGTGGAAGGCGCGGGGCAAGCTGACGCCCGTCGACACCGGGCCGGGCGGCGCGAACCTCTTCGCCGTGGCCGACGTCGTGAAGCTGCCGGGGGAGTCGTCGTGA